One Microlunatus soli genomic window carries:
- a CDS encoding MFS transporter, translating into MATTEASAPTAIRGQSRNLAAATVAFGISFWAWNVIAPLGVHYTELLSLSGGQKAFLVAIPVLVGSLGRIIAGALADKFGGRLMFTVLLALTAPFVILVGVAGAAASYPLLLIFGFLLGIAGTTFAVGIPFVNAWYPPAKRGMATGIFGAGMGGTAFSAFFTPRFVEWFGYFATHLIIAVAVLLGAAMCWFALRNAPSWRPSDLPVLPKIAGAARLAITWKMAFLYGICFGGFVAFSTYLPSYIKDVYSFNLTEAGTRTAIFAITAVIARPIGGALSDRLGPRQVVAISLAGTAILAVVVAFQPPPDLGSGSTFVLLALFLGLGTGGVFAWVAVLAPPDRVGSVTGVVGAVGGLGGFFPPLIMGATYQVLLPDYGFGLGLLTLLAAGGLAFTLLNRIDRA; encoded by the coding sequence ATGGCCACCACCGAAGCGTCCGCACCGACCGCGATCCGCGGACAGTCCCGCAACCTCGCCGCTGCGACCGTCGCCTTCGGCATCAGTTTCTGGGCTTGGAACGTGATCGCTCCGCTCGGCGTGCACTACACCGAGCTGCTGAGCCTGAGCGGTGGTCAGAAGGCATTCCTGGTCGCCATCCCGGTGCTGGTCGGCTCGCTCGGCCGGATCATCGCCGGGGCGCTCGCCGACAAGTTCGGTGGCCGGCTGATGTTCACCGTGCTGCTGGCGCTGACCGCACCGTTCGTGATCTTGGTCGGCGTCGCCGGTGCGGCGGCCTCGTACCCGTTGTTGTTGATCTTCGGATTCCTGCTCGGAATCGCCGGTACGACCTTCGCCGTGGGTATTCCGTTCGTCAACGCCTGGTATCCGCCGGCCAAGAGAGGCATGGCGACCGGCATCTTCGGTGCGGGGATGGGCGGAACCGCCTTCTCTGCCTTCTTCACGCCGCGTTTCGTGGAGTGGTTCGGCTACTTCGCGACCCACCTGATCATTGCCGTCGCTGTCCTGCTCGGTGCGGCGATGTGCTGGTTCGCCCTGCGGAACGCGCCGTCCTGGAGGCCCAGTGACTTGCCCGTCCTCCCCAAGATCGCCGGCGCGGCGCGGCTCGCGATCACCTGGAAGATGGCCTTCCTGTACGGGATCTGCTTCGGCGGATTCGTCGCGTTCTCCACCTACCTGCCGAGCTACATCAAGGACGTCTACTCGTTCAATCTCACCGAGGCCGGCACCCGGACCGCGATCTTCGCCATCACCGCGGTGATCGCCCGCCCGATCGGCGGCGCACTCTCCGACCGGCTCGGCCCGCGCCAGGTGGTGGCGATCTCGTTGGCCGGAACCGCGATCCTGGCCGTGGTGGTGGCGTTCCAGCCGCCGCCGGACCTGGGGTCCGGGAGCACCTTCGTGCTGCTGGCACTGTTCCTCGGCCTGGGCACCGGTGGGGTGTTCGCCTGGGTGGCGGTGCTGGCGCCGCCGGACCGGGTCGGCAGTGTGACCGGTGTGGTCGGCGCGGTCGGCGGTCTGGGCGGCTTCTTCCCGCCGCTGATCATGGGAGCCACGTACCAGGTCTTGCTCCCCGACTACGGCTTCGGGCTGGGGCTGCTCACCCTGCTCGCAGCCGGCGGACTCGCCTTCACGCTGTTGAACAGGATCGATCGGGCCTGA
- the aztD gene encoding zinc metallochaperone AztD → MTTTRPWRAGLIAAATAGLLTAAGCAADSGPSAAPERTPAAERTEVTGTRISVSYDGGILVLDRDNLQPVADLKLPGFLRLNPAGDQRHLMVSTGDGFRVLDTGVEVKAHGDHSHYFAGRAALTDVSYTAPEPGHVVRHAGKVALFSDAAGTVRLLDPATVAAKPAAEPVWTAPAPHHGVAVPTEQGGMLVSVGTEEGRTGAAVLDRDHQQIAASDDCPDLHGEAAAGNGTILAGCTDGVLLWKDGKFVKVDSPDNYGRVGNQAGSPESDVVLGDYKTDPDAEIERPTRISLIDTEDEKFRLVEIGASYSFRSLGRGPEGEALVLGTDGKLHVIDPDTGKVTQRIKVLDAWKEPVAWQDPRPTLLVEGDTAWVTDPANSAVHVVYLPTGKRVDTVKLPQVPNEISGVGEPADHS, encoded by the coding sequence ATGACGACTACTCGACCCTGGCGAGCCGGGCTGATCGCAGCTGCGACGGCCGGGCTGCTGACCGCTGCCGGTTGTGCCGCCGATTCCGGACCGAGTGCGGCTCCGGAACGCACCCCTGCCGCCGAACGGACCGAGGTGACCGGGACACGGATCTCGGTCAGCTACGACGGCGGCATCCTGGTGCTGGATCGGGACAACCTGCAGCCGGTCGCCGATCTGAAGCTACCGGGCTTCCTGCGGCTCAACCCGGCCGGGGACCAACGGCATCTGATGGTGTCGACCGGCGACGGCTTCCGGGTGCTCGACACCGGGGTCGAGGTCAAGGCGCACGGCGATCACAGCCACTACTTCGCCGGTCGTGCGGCGCTCACCGACGTCAGCTACACCGCGCCGGAGCCGGGGCACGTGGTCCGCCATGCCGGCAAGGTCGCGCTGTTCAGTGACGCCGCCGGCACCGTCCGACTGCTGGATCCCGCCACGGTGGCAGCGAAGCCGGCCGCCGAACCGGTGTGGACCGCTCCCGCACCGCATCACGGAGTCGCTGTCCCGACCGAGCAGGGCGGGATGCTGGTCAGCGTCGGGACCGAGGAAGGTCGGACCGGAGCAGCGGTGCTGGACCGAGACCACCAGCAGATAGCGGCCAGTGACGATTGTCCCGATCTGCACGGCGAGGCCGCAGCCGGCAACGGGACGATCCTCGCCGGTTGCACCGATGGTGTGCTGCTGTGGAAGGACGGCAAGTTCGTCAAGGTCGACAGTCCGGACAACTATGGACGGGTCGGCAATCAGGCAGGGTCACCGGAGTCCGATGTCGTCCTGGGCGACTACAAGACCGATCCGGACGCCGAGATCGAACGGCCGACCAGGATCAGCCTGATCGACACCGAGGACGAGAAGTTCCGGCTGGTCGAGATCGGCGCCAGCTACTCCTTCCGTTCCCTCGGTCGCGGGCCGGAGGGTGAAGCGCTGGTCCTCGGCACCGACGGCAAGCTGCACGTGATCGATCCCGACACCGGCAAGGTCACCCAACGGATCAAGGTGCTGGATGCCTGGAAGGAACCGGTGGCCTGGCAGGACCCACGCCCGACACTGCTGGTGGAGGGTGACACCGCCTGGGTGACCGATCCGGCCAACTCCGCGGTGCACGTGGTCTATCTGCCCACCGGGAAGCGGGTCGATACCGTCAAGCTGCCGCAGGTACCCAACGAGATCAGCGGAGTCGGCGAGCCCGCCGACCACAGCTGA
- a CDS encoding extracellular solute-binding protein, which yields MSAFSALPLIDRRKLLIGAGGTALVAGGLSGCSSSKAETNSASTNQSVKLPSYIPIEGAKPDFPGTTEGVEPAYKLFPTERKKTVPEKPGTGKDTITGMVINYATVPPGVSKNPFWQGLNERLGIDLKLQITPNADYIQKFSTVIAGNELPDMMLTQVVANFPSLLEKRFSPLDEYLGGDAVKDYPNLANIPTQVWKSVIYNGKIFGLPLPRGLIGTYNFIRADRFKEAGVSTEPKSLAELLDAGKALTDPKKRRWAYSMIGQPRALLARMNEEPNVWRNEGGTFTHAYETDAYKRSVSDLIAMWKSGVMHPDAFNPQQPFKELFAAGNIAINASDGYTGFNSYQSTGAASEGFELGLMPVYKRDGGELAPWALGSGSFGMASIKKMDAERVKLCLRLANYLAAPFGSEEYYYLSYGEEGVDHKVDKAGNPTLTDSGKVNVAIPMRYLGDGPKASYSPGRPQDAKKQHDYQSMEVPHGVANPAIGLFSNAQATKNATADKAFLDSVNEIIQGRKPYSGFGDVLSTWKSAVGDEMRKEYQDQLQKKGSGDK from the coding sequence GTGTCAGCATTCAGTGCCCTGCCCCTGATCGACCGCCGGAAGCTGCTGATCGGCGCGGGCGGCACCGCCCTGGTCGCCGGCGGACTGAGCGGTTGCAGCAGTTCCAAGGCGGAGACCAACTCGGCCAGCACCAACCAGTCGGTCAAGCTGCCGAGCTACATCCCGATCGAGGGCGCCAAGCCCGATTTCCCCGGCACCACCGAGGGCGTCGAACCCGCCTACAAGCTGTTCCCGACGGAGCGGAAGAAGACGGTTCCCGAAAAGCCCGGCACCGGGAAGGACACCATCACCGGGATGGTGATCAACTACGCGACGGTGCCGCCAGGAGTCAGCAAGAACCCGTTCTGGCAGGGACTCAACGAACGGCTCGGCATCGATCTCAAGCTCCAGATCACCCCGAACGCCGACTACATCCAGAAATTCTCCACCGTGATCGCCGGCAACGAGTTGCCGGACATGATGCTGACCCAGGTGGTGGCCAACTTCCCGTCACTGCTGGAGAAGCGGTTCAGCCCGCTGGACGAGTATCTGGGCGGCGACGCGGTCAAGGACTACCCGAATCTGGCCAACATCCCGACCCAGGTGTGGAAGTCGGTGATCTACAACGGCAAGATCTTCGGGCTACCGCTGCCACGCGGCCTGATCGGCACCTACAACTTCATCCGCGCCGACCGGTTCAAGGAAGCGGGGGTCTCCACCGAACCCAAATCGCTGGCCGAACTGCTCGATGCCGGGAAAGCTCTCACCGATCCCAAGAAGCGGCGGTGGGCGTACTCCATGATCGGTCAGCCGCGGGCACTGCTGGCACGGATGAACGAGGAGCCCAACGTCTGGCGCAACGAGGGTGGCACCTTCACCCACGCCTACGAGACCGACGCCTACAAGCGCAGTGTCAGCGATCTGATCGCAATGTGGAAGTCCGGCGTGATGCACCCCGACGCGTTCAATCCGCAGCAGCCGTTCAAGGAGCTCTTCGCCGCCGGCAACATCGCGATCAACGCCAGTGACGGTTACACCGGCTTCAACAGCTATCAGAGCACCGGTGCGGCCAGTGAGGGTTTCGAGCTCGGCCTGATGCCGGTCTACAAACGCGACGGCGGCGAGCTCGCGCCGTGGGCCCTGGGATCAGGCAGTTTCGGCATGGCGTCGATCAAGAAGATGGACGCCGAGCGGGTGAAGCTCTGCCTGCGCCTGGCCAACTACCTGGCCGCACCGTTCGGCAGTGAGGAGTACTACTACCTGTCCTACGGCGAGGAGGGCGTCGACCACAAGGTCGACAAGGCCGGCAACCCGACACTGACCGACTCCGGCAAGGTCAACGTGGCGATCCCGATGCGCTACCTCGGCGACGGGCCGAAGGCCAGCTACTCCCCGGGGCGGCCGCAGGACGCCAAGAAGCAGCACGACTACCAGTCGATGGAGGTCCCGCACGGCGTGGCCAATCCGGCGATCGGGCTCTTCTCCAACGCCCAGGCGACGAAGAACGCCACCGCGGACAAGGCCTTCCTGGACAGCGTCAACGAGATCATCCAGGGCCGCAAACCGTACTCCGGCTTCGGCGACGTGCTGTCCACCTGGAAGTCCGCCGTCGGCGACGAGATGCGCAAGGAATATCAGGACCAGCTCCAGAAGAAGGGATCGGGCGACAAATGA
- a CDS encoding heparinase II/III domain-containing protein — MIMPVRSAVTEPRPYALPDDPDLPYGRGELTALMPPSLVRSVLGDWHPFPTVDEREPWRNLPDQVRDRSIETADQALNEPWPDLRASVFADFQRNGNRSRFELSHFGRRRILRDLVLGAGLTAEDRFTDPIMDAVWSISEESFWGVPAHSFSRRHVRLPLPATDEPVIDLFAAETGAQLAWTRYLMGDRLIAAGGDAFDARVVGEIDRRLITPLLERDDWFWLSQQGRTPNNWNPWVCSNLLVATLFTENDADRRAAVVSKIIAALDAYVDQLLPDGGCSEGQSYWAVGPAKLLDCLDALRGASDGQLDGFALPAVAALSRYPVAMHVDGRDMIQHADGHGQWLLESSVLHRAGRLLGDPQAEQLSIFLRDAANPRPERARTNLWRGLSEIFEPGFLEAPATDAPLIKERWFPDLQVLVAREQQGSSDGFLLCMKAGHNAEHHNQNDVGGLSIAVDGHPLIVDPGVGVYSKKTFSPQRYELWEMNSDWHCLPIIDGTVQSAGAEFAARSVQQVDDDQGVSVSAELIDAWPSGTGMDSYRRTARLDRARRQVVITDVWQGNGSPTVVLPLTCAREPRIDGSAVTFGVAGSSVTLRVDGATSIRSETKQLDDPNLIGLWGPELWRLLITPQAVDHGRLELTFTR, encoded by the coding sequence ATGATCATGCCCGTTCGCAGCGCCGTCACCGAGCCCCGACCGTACGCTCTTCCCGACGATCCCGATCTGCCGTACGGCCGCGGCGAACTGACCGCACTGATGCCGCCGTCGCTGGTCCGATCGGTCTTGGGCGACTGGCATCCCTTCCCGACCGTCGACGAACGGGAGCCCTGGCGCAACCTGCCCGATCAGGTACGGGACCGGTCGATCGAGACCGCCGATCAGGCGCTGAACGAACCGTGGCCGGATCTGCGGGCCTCGGTGTTCGCCGATTTCCAGCGCAACGGCAACCGGTCCCGCTTCGAGTTGTCACACTTCGGCCGCCGTCGGATCCTTCGCGATCTGGTGCTCGGTGCGGGCCTGACCGCCGAGGATCGGTTCACCGATCCGATCATGGACGCGGTCTGGTCGATCAGCGAGGAGTCGTTCTGGGGCGTGCCGGCGCATTCCTTCTCCCGGCGCCACGTTCGGCTGCCATTGCCGGCGACCGACGAGCCGGTGATCGATCTGTTTGCGGCCGAGACCGGCGCTCAACTCGCCTGGACCCGCTACCTGATGGGGGATCGACTGATCGCCGCCGGCGGCGATGCCTTCGACGCCAGAGTGGTCGGCGAGATCGACCGGCGGTTGATCACTCCGCTGTTGGAACGGGACGACTGGTTCTGGCTGTCCCAGCAGGGCCGGACCCCGAACAACTGGAATCCGTGGGTCTGCTCCAACCTCCTGGTGGCCACGCTGTTCACCGAGAACGACGCCGATCGTCGGGCGGCGGTTGTGAGCAAGATCATCGCCGCACTGGACGCCTATGTCGATCAACTGCTGCCCGACGGCGGGTGCTCCGAAGGTCAGTCCTACTGGGCGGTCGGGCCGGCCAAGTTGCTGGACTGCCTGGACGCCTTACGCGGTGCGAGTGACGGACAACTGGACGGATTTGCGCTGCCGGCAGTCGCTGCGCTGTCCCGCTACCCGGTGGCGATGCATGTCGACGGTCGGGACATGATCCAGCACGCCGACGGCCACGGGCAGTGGCTGCTGGAGTCCTCGGTGCTGCACCGGGCCGGTCGACTGTTGGGCGATCCGCAGGCCGAACAGTTGTCGATCTTCCTGCGCGACGCTGCCAATCCTCGACCGGAACGAGCGCGGACCAATCTGTGGCGCGGTCTGTCGGAGATCTTCGAACCAGGCTTCCTGGAAGCACCTGCCACCGACGCTCCGTTGATCAAGGAACGCTGGTTTCCCGATCTTCAGGTGTTGGTCGCGCGGGAACAGCAGGGGAGCAGCGATGGGTTCCTGCTCTGCATGAAGGCCGGACACAACGCCGAACATCACAACCAGAACGACGTCGGCGGCTTGTCGATCGCCGTCGACGGCCACCCGTTGATCGTCGACCCGGGTGTCGGTGTCTACAGCAAGAAGACCTTCAGTCCGCAGCGCTACGAGTTGTGGGAGATGAACAGCGACTGGCACTGCCTGCCGATCATCGACGGCACCGTGCAGTCGGCCGGCGCAGAGTTTGCCGCGAGGTCTGTGCAGCAGGTCGACGACGACCAGGGGGTCAGCGTGTCCGCGGAACTGATCGACGCCTGGCCGTCGGGGACGGGGATGGACAGCTACCGGCGGACGGCGCGGTTGGATCGAGCACGGCGACAGGTGGTGATCACCGACGTGTGGCAGGGGAACGGCAGCCCGACCGTGGTGCTGCCGCTGACCTGCGCCCGGGAGCCACGGATCGACGGCAGCGCCGTGACCTTCGGCGTTGCCGGCAGCTCGGTCACGCTGCGAGTCGACGGGGCAACGTCGATCCGCAGCGAGACCAAGCAACTCGACGACCCCAACCTGATCGGGCTCTGGGGACCCGAACTGTGGCGGTTGTTGATCACTCCGCAAGCGGTCGATCATGGACGGCTCGAGTTGACCTTCACCCGATAG
- the narJ gene encoding nitrate reductase molybdenum cofactor assembly chaperone: protein MIIEKIGRSVPKTSTADRLIRQVASWCLSYPDQEVSDRLPQLTAAMTELAPGTGRDALLRFLDTWSSTPAAQRRRTYVELFDLDRHLALHLSYWTDGDTRRRGQALADFKQQYRLSGFRLTDDQELPDHLTIVLEFAAIVDPQAGTRLLQQYRPSLELIRLALADRGSPFADVLVAVCSTLPGQSPKDRAGVQELAGPPPVEAVGLEGYR, encoded by the coding sequence ATGATCATCGAGAAGATCGGTCGCTCGGTTCCGAAGACCTCGACCGCCGATCGGTTGATCCGGCAGGTCGCCTCGTGGTGCCTGAGCTATCCCGACCAGGAGGTGTCCGATCGACTGCCACAGTTGACCGCGGCGATGACCGAGCTGGCACCGGGCACCGGCCGGGACGCGCTGCTGCGCTTCCTGGACACCTGGTCCTCGACCCCGGCGGCACAGCGACGACGGACCTACGTCGAGCTTTTCGATCTTGATCGGCACCTCGCGCTGCACCTGTCCTACTGGACCGACGGCGACACCCGGCGGCGCGGGCAGGCCCTGGCGGACTTCAAGCAGCAGTACCGGCTCAGCGGGTTTCGGCTGACCGATGATCAAGAACTCCCCGATCATCTGACGATCGTGCTGGAGTTCGCGGCGATCGTCGACCCGCAGGCCGGCACCCGGCTGCTGCAGCAGTACCGACCGTCGCTGGAGCTGATCAGGTTGGCCCTGGCCGACCGCGGGTCGCCGTTCGCCGACGTCCTGGTCGCGGTCTGTTCGACGCTGCCCGGTCAATCCCCGAAGGATCGCGCGGGAGTGCAGGAACTGGCCGGGCCGCCACCGGTGGAGGCCGTCGGGCTGGAGGGATACCGATGA
- the narI gene encoding respiratory nitrate reductase subunit gamma has product MNLFLWGILPYLMMVVLIGGTIWRYRYDKFGWTTRSSQLYESRLLRWASPMFHFGILVVIGGHLGGLVIPESWTSAIGLSEEGYHIIALGLGTVAGICTLAGISILIYRRRTTGPVFMATTKNDKTMYVVLVAALVVGLFTTLFHGGLGGGEAHNYRESVSPWFRSLFILQPKIGSMAAAPLAFHIHTLVGMLLFAIFPFTRLVHAFTAPVHYLFRPYIVYRSRDAGPTGSRAPRPGWSPVGTRDRDRTR; this is encoded by the coding sequence ATGAATCTCTTCCTCTGGGGCATTCTCCCCTACCTGATGATGGTGGTCCTGATCGGCGGCACGATCTGGCGCTATCGCTACGACAAGTTCGGCTGGACCACCCGGTCGTCCCAGCTGTACGAATCCCGCCTGCTGCGCTGGGCGTCGCCGATGTTCCACTTCGGCATCCTGGTGGTGATCGGTGGCCATCTCGGTGGCCTGGTCATACCAGAGTCCTGGACCAGCGCGATCGGGCTCTCCGAAGAGGGCTATCACATCATCGCCCTCGGGCTGGGCACGGTGGCCGGTATCTGCACCCTGGCAGGGATCTCGATCCTGATCTACCGGCGACGCACCACCGGACCGGTGTTCATGGCGACCACCAAGAACGACAAGACGATGTACGTCGTCCTGGTCGCGGCGCTGGTGGTAGGACTCTTCACCACGCTCTTCCACGGCGGTCTGGGAGGTGGCGAGGCCCACAACTATCGGGAGAGTGTCTCGCCCTGGTTCCGCTCGCTGTTCATCCTGCAGCCGAAGATCGGTTCGATGGCCGCAGCGCCGCTGGCCTTCCACATCCACACCCTGGTGGGGATGCTGCTGTTCGCGATCTTCCCGTTCACTCGACTGGTGCACGCCTTCACAGCGCCGGTGCACTACCTGTTCCGTCCCTACATCGTCTACCGCAGCCGCGACGCCGGCCCCACCGGGAGCCGGGCACCGCGCCCCGGCTGGAGCCCGGTCGGGACCCGGGACCGCGACCGCACGAGGTGA
- a CDS encoding transglycosylase family protein, whose product MPATGRQPVARRVDLSRPAEPATFFKRAHQQPRRAVAPARTAQPSKAPKAAVGVLASAALVGGLGLATAEPASAAPIGHDLPKLSKGKSGAAVTRLQRELSAYGPNVSDTGYFGTKTTKRVKRVQRLNGWKQTGVAGSRVWHELLTDGHHVSSPKIASFTGGKRSSSASTKSSRPRLHHGDRSGSVKRLQRELSKYGPSVPTTGYFGDITSSRVKNLQRREDLKVTGVAGKAVWRVLLNDDNKPYKGSSHKKARSSSKKVKAASYSSRNTVWDRLAQCEAGGNWSINTGNGFYGGLQFTLQTWRGYGGSGMPHHASRAEQIRIGKKVQKGQGWGAWPACSSKLGLR is encoded by the coding sequence ATGCCCGCAACCGGCCGACAGCCGGTCGCTCGACGTGTGGATCTGAGTCGTCCCGCCGAGCCGGCAACGTTTTTCAAGCGAGCTCATCAGCAGCCCCGGCGGGCCGTCGCGCCCGCCCGTACCGCGCAGCCGAGCAAGGCACCCAAGGCCGCTGTCGGCGTCCTGGCCAGTGCTGCACTGGTCGGCGGGCTCGGACTGGCGACCGCTGAACCGGCGTCGGCCGCACCGATCGGACACGACCTGCCGAAGCTGAGCAAGGGCAAGTCCGGAGCTGCCGTCACGCGGCTGCAGCGTGAGCTGTCGGCCTACGGCCCGAACGTGTCCGACACCGGCTACTTCGGCACGAAGACGACCAAGCGTGTCAAGCGCGTGCAGCGGCTCAACGGTTGGAAGCAGACAGGTGTCGCCGGAAGCCGCGTCTGGCACGAACTGCTCACCGACGGCCACCACGTCAGCTCGCCGAAGATCGCCTCCTTCACCGGCGGCAAGCGATCCAGCAGCGCTTCCACCAAGTCCAGCCGTCCGCGGCTGCACCACGGCGATCGCAGCGGATCGGTCAAGAGGCTGCAACGCGAACTGTCGAAGTACGGGCCGAGCGTCCCGACCACCGGATACTTCGGCGACATCACCAGCTCCCGGGTGAAGAACCTGCAGCGGCGCGAGGACCTCAAGGTCACCGGCGTCGCCGGCAAGGCCGTCTGGAGGGTCCTGCTGAATGACGACAACAAGCCGTACAAGGGCTCGTCGCACAAGAAGGCCCGCAGCTCGAGCAAGAAGGTGAAGGCCGCCAGCTACAGCTCGCGGAACACCGTGTGGGACCGGCTGGCCCAGTGTGAGGCCGGCGGTAACTGGTCGATCAACACCGGAAACGGGTTCTACGGCGGGCTGCAGTTCACGCTGCAGACCTGGCGGGGCTACGGTGGCTCGGGAATGCCGCACCATGCCTCCCGCGCCGAGCAGATCCGGATCGGCAAGAAGGTCCAGAAGGGTCAGGGCTGGGGCGCCTGGCCGGCCTGCAGCAGCAAGCTCGGACTGCGCTGA
- the narH gene encoding nitrate reductase subunit beta, translating to MRVMAQMGMVMNLDKCIGCHTCSVTCKQTWTNRAGTEYVWFNNVETRPGQGYPRRYEDQDRWRGGWQLDKRGRLRLRTGSRLRRLATIFASPVQPNISDYYEPWTYDYQMLIDAPLDDDTPVARPKSLLTGDDTKITWSANWDDDLGGSAQHGDDDVLVQKVRQESQDKIKFELEKTFMFYLPRICEHCLNPSCMASCPSGAIYKRSEDGIVLVDQERCRGWRQCITGCPYKKIYFNHKSGKAEKCTLCYPRIEVGIPTVCAETCVGRLRYLGLFLYDADAVTEAASVPDDQDLYQAQLDLMLDPNDPEVIRGAREQGIPDDWMDAARRSPVYQLAKVYRVALPLHPEYRTMPMVWYIPPLSPVVDLLAEQGHDGEDAGNLFGAIESLRIPVEYLAELFTAGDTNVILGVLHRLAAMRAYMRDITLDRPGRSEIADAVGMSEELVMSMYRLLALAKYSDRYVIPPAHVEQAHELEELGCSLDFDEGPGMYASGPMGEASGRPTPVAMETFEGLRQRQQSDTSTDAGDLRGRVNLLNWDGNGTPAGLFPEPSRQSGSKQEEAEQPAEVSES from the coding sequence ATGAGGGTGATGGCCCAGATGGGCATGGTGATGAACCTGGACAAATGCATCGGATGTCACACCTGTTCGGTCACCTGCAAGCAGACCTGGACCAATCGTGCCGGAACCGAATACGTCTGGTTCAACAATGTCGAGACCCGGCCGGGACAAGGGTATCCGCGACGGTACGAAGATCAGGACCGGTGGCGCGGCGGCTGGCAGCTGGACAAGCGCGGCAGGCTGCGGCTGCGGACCGGGAGCCGGCTGCGGCGGCTGGCGACGATCTTCGCCAGTCCGGTGCAACCCAACATCTCCGACTACTACGAGCCGTGGACCTACGACTACCAGATGTTGATCGACGCGCCGCTCGACGACGACACCCCGGTGGCCCGGCCGAAGTCGTTGCTCACCGGCGACGACACCAAGATCACCTGGTCGGCCAACTGGGACGACGATCTCGGCGGCTCTGCTCAGCACGGTGACGACGACGTGCTGGTCCAGAAGGTCCGGCAGGAGTCGCAGGACAAGATCAAATTCGAGCTGGAGAAGACGTTCATGTTCTATCTCCCGCGGATCTGCGAGCACTGCCTCAACCCGAGCTGCATGGCTTCCTGCCCGTCCGGCGCGATCTACAAGCGCAGCGAGGACGGCATCGTGCTGGTCGACCAGGAACGCTGCCGCGGCTGGCGGCAGTGCATCACCGGCTGCCCGTACAAGAAGATCTACTTCAACCACAAGTCCGGTAAGGCCGAGAAGTGCACGCTCTGTTATCCGCGGATCGAGGTCGGCATCCCGACCGTCTGCGCCGAGACCTGTGTCGGCCGGCTGCGCTACCTCGGGCTCTTCCTGTACGACGCCGACGCGGTCACCGAGGCCGCCTCGGTACCCGACGATCAAGATCTCTACCAGGCCCAGCTGGACCTGATGCTCGACCCGAACGACCCCGAGGTGATCCGCGGCGCCCGCGAACAGGGCATCCCGGATGACTGGATGGACGCGGCCCGACGATCCCCGGTCTACCAACTGGCGAAGGTCTATCGGGTGGCCCTGCCGCTGCATCCGGAGTACCGGACGATGCCGATGGTCTGGTACATCCCGCCGTTGTCGCCGGTAGTCGACCTGCTGGCCGAGCAGGGCCATGACGGCGAGGACGCCGGCAACCTGTTCGGGGCGATCGAGTCGCTGCGGATCCCGGTGGAGTATCTCGCGGAGTTGTTCACCGCCGGTGACACCAACGTGATCCTCGGTGTCCTGCACCGGCTGGCGGCGATGCGTGCCTACATGCGCGACATCACCCTGGACAGACCCGGCCGGTCCGAGATCGCCGACGCGGTCGGCATGTCGGAGGAACTGGTGATGAGCATGTATCGACTGCTCGCCCTGGCCAAGTATTCCGACCGCTACGTGATCCCGCCGGCCCACGTGGAACAGGCCCACGAGTTGGAGGAACTGGGCTGTTCGCTCGACTTCGACGAGGGACCCGGGATGTACGCCTCCGGCCCGATGGGCGAGGCCAGCGGCCGTCCGACGCCGGTCGCGATGGAGACCTTCGAGGGACTGCGGCAGCGCCAGCAGTCCGACACCTCGACCGACGCCGGCGATCTCCGCGGCCGGGTCAATCTGCTCAATTGGGACGGAAACGGCACCCCCGCCGGCCTGTTCCCCGAGCCGTCCAGACAGAGCGGGTCGAAACAGGAGGAAGCCGAGCAGCCGGCCGAGGTCTCGGAATCATGA
- a CDS encoding protein-tyrosine phosphatase family protein, translating into MEVTDVPVPRWLRSADLTGHLSAGDAVGWVRQLYCAEAIETPDQETLVAQFADWNRPVPA; encoded by the coding sequence GTGGAGGTCACGGACGTACCGGTACCGCGCTGGCTGCGCTCAGCCGACCTGACCGGACACCTGTCCGCCGGCGACGCCGTCGGATGGGTCCGGCAGCTCTACTGCGCGGAGGCGATCGAAACCCCCGATCAGGAAACGCTCGTCGCCCAGTTCGCCGACTGGAACCGCCCCGTTCCTGCGTAG